Proteins from a genomic interval of Pseudomonas anuradhapurensis:
- a CDS encoding response regulator — MASSLALDERALILAPSPLAADIARLLAGAGIDNLCALDLAQLQAGLAEGAGLAFIAEQVFDPGPSPLLQAFLDQQPNWSDLPIVLLTQGDRSVTASCHLPQGNLMRLAVPFEDAQLLQMAQFALRNRRRQYLVRDQLLDLQLRLQAQGITPGEARERSEFARHQARKMEAIGQLAGGVAHDFNNLLTSIGGSLELIERRLQQGRSDGVDTMLRMGREAVSRASRLTHRLLAFSSRQSLHSQRVDLHALLQSKRLMACVSPAVTLQVDIAQSLWPVEADGAQLQEALDNLLLNACEAMPSGGHLRIEASNQSIGAGHVTDGALCAGDYVRLRVIDDGQGMAQRTLEHAFEPFFSTKAIGQGIGLGLSMVYGFSKQSRGHVTLHSQIGQGTQVELYLPRHLGQAQASDEPMLPVQNGRGRRVLVVEDDPDVRQLLCQAMRENGCACHSAANASDGLKVLRSTRHVDLLLTDVGLPGMNGRQLAEIARNLRPSLSVLFITGYAETAMARDGFLEAGMHLLGKPFELQALQTLVNQILGRP; from the coding sequence TTGGCCAGTTCGTTGGCGCTGGACGAACGTGCCTTGATCCTGGCGCCGTCGCCGTTAGCCGCAGACATCGCTCGGTTGCTCGCCGGTGCCGGCATCGATAACCTGTGCGCGCTGGACCTGGCCCAACTGCAGGCGGGACTGGCTGAAGGCGCAGGCCTGGCGTTCATTGCCGAGCAAGTCTTCGACCCAGGCCCGAGTCCGTTGCTGCAAGCGTTCCTCGACCAGCAACCCAACTGGTCGGACCTGCCCATCGTGCTGCTCACCCAGGGCGATCGCAGCGTCACGGCTTCGTGTCACCTTCCGCAAGGCAATCTGATGCGGCTGGCTGTACCGTTCGAAGACGCTCAGCTGCTGCAGATGGCCCAGTTCGCGCTGCGCAACCGACGCCGACAGTACCTGGTACGCGACCAATTGCTTGACCTGCAGCTACGCCTGCAAGCTCAGGGCATAACGCCCGGCGAGGCCCGAGAGCGTAGCGAGTTCGCCCGCCACCAAGCGCGTAAAATGGAAGCCATCGGGCAATTGGCCGGAGGGGTCGCACATGATTTCAACAACCTGCTCACCAGCATCGGCGGCAGTCTCGAACTGATCGAGCGACGCCTGCAGCAAGGCCGCAGCGACGGCGTGGACACCATGCTGCGCATGGGCCGCGAAGCGGTGTCACGCGCCAGCCGGCTGACCCACCGGCTACTGGCGTTCTCTTCCCGGCAATCGCTGCACAGCCAGCGCGTCGACCTGCACGCTCTGCTCCAATCGAAGCGCCTGATGGCCTGCGTGAGCCCAGCCGTGACGCTGCAGGTGGACATCGCCCAGAGCTTGTGGCCTGTCGAAGCCGATGGCGCGCAATTACAGGAAGCCCTCGACAACCTGCTACTCAATGCCTGCGAAGCCATGCCCAGTGGTGGCCACCTGCGCATCGAGGCGAGTAACCAGTCTATTGGTGCCGGGCATGTCACTGACGGTGCCCTGTGTGCCGGTGACTATGTGCGCCTGCGTGTCATCGATGACGGCCAGGGCATGGCGCAGAGGACGCTGGAGCACGCTTTCGAGCCGTTCTTCAGTACCAAGGCGATCGGCCAGGGTATCGGCCTGGGCTTGTCGATGGTGTACGGTTTCAGCAAGCAGTCACGCGGACATGTCACCCTGCATAGCCAGATCGGCCAAGGGACCCAGGTTGAACTGTACCTGCCGCGCCACCTGGGCCAAGCCCAGGCGTCGGATGAGCCGATGCTGCCCGTGCAGAATGGTCGGGGCCGTCGCGTGCTGGTGGTCGAAGATGATCCGGATGTGCGCCAATTGCTGTGCCAGGCCATGCGCGAAAATGGCTGCGCCTGCCACAGTGCCGCGAATGCCAGTGACGGGCTGAAGGTACTGCGCTCGACCCGACACGTTGACCTGCTGCTCACTGATGTCGGCCTGCCGGGCATGAACGGCCGTCAACTGGCCGAGATTGCCCGTAACCTGCGCCCGAGCTTGTCGGTTCTGTTCATTACCGGCTACGCGGAAACGGCCATGGCCCGGGACGGGTTCCTGGAAGCAGGCATGCACCTCCTGGGCAAACCGTTCGAACTGCAGGCATTGCAGACGCTGGTAAACCAGATTCTGGGACGGCCCTGA
- a CDS encoding HEAT repeat domain-containing protein codes for MPRRNRYLIALLLLILVSALFGYLWRDDQPAPPPLPAHSYAKALRQAHEGQPGAARVLYQQLQRNDLPAVRRAALYAELPNYPSPQALKLARQDLDHGDPLVRRAAIASIRRLLPAAQRSLVLGPLLDDDEQSVRFAAVDALLGLDPEAIGLYFGPLQATLEQYQQALEEQPEDTDAQVHLARLYLHENDYTHAAAALQRALAVAPGNLDALATQVRLLERQGHHDASRQVLAKALALSPDSAFLQYELGLWLNRHEQREYALLALSRAVELDPDNTDYRYTLAITLHELEQYDAAQKQLETVINRQPANRRARVLLIQYWKETGQLQNVQVLLAELEQQNPDDPVLQQGL; via the coding sequence ATGCCCAGACGCAACCGCTACCTGATCGCCCTGCTGCTGTTGATCCTGGTATCGGCCCTGTTCGGATACTTGTGGCGCGACGACCAGCCAGCCCCGCCACCCTTGCCTGCACACAGCTATGCCAAGGCCTTGCGCCAGGCCCACGAAGGCCAGCCCGGCGCTGCGCGGGTGCTGTACCAGCAGCTGCAACGCAATGATCTGCCTGCGGTTCGGCGTGCCGCCTTGTACGCCGAATTGCCCAACTATCCTTCGCCGCAGGCATTGAAACTTGCCCGCCAGGACCTCGACCACGGCGACCCTCTGGTACGGCGGGCGGCCATCGCCAGCATCCGCCGTCTGCTGCCTGCGGCGCAGCGTAGCCTGGTGCTCGGCCCGCTGCTGGATGACGACGAGCAAAGCGTGCGCTTTGCCGCCGTGGACGCCCTGCTAGGCCTCGACCCGGAAGCCATCGGCCTGTATTTCGGCCCGCTGCAGGCCACCCTCGAACAGTATCAACAGGCCCTGGAGGAACAGCCCGAGGATACTGACGCCCAAGTACACCTGGCGCGCCTGTACCTGCACGAAAACGACTACACGCACGCCGCCGCGGCCCTGCAGCGCGCCCTGGCGGTAGCCCCCGGCAACCTCGATGCATTGGCGACCCAGGTCCGCCTGCTGGAACGCCAGGGTCATCACGATGCCTCGCGGCAAGTCCTGGCCAAGGCCCTGGCTCTCAGCCCCGACTCGGCGTTCTTGCAGTACGAGCTAGGCCTCTGGCTCAACCGCCACGAACAGCGTGAATACGCCCTGCTGGCCTTGTCCCGTGCGGTCGAGCTGGACCCGGACAACACCGACTACCGCTACACCCTGGCGATCACCCTGCATGAACTGGAACAGTACGATGCGGCGCAAAAACAACTGGAAACCGTGATCAACCGGCAGCCGGCCAATCGCCGGGCACGAGTGTTGCTCATCCAGTACTGGAAAGAAACCGGCCAGTTGCAGAATGTGCAGGTGCTGCTGGCGGAACTGGAACAGCAGAACCCGGACGACCCTGTGTTGCAACAGGGCCTGTAG